In one window of Labilithrix sp. DNA:
- a CDS encoding integration host factor subunit beta, with the protein MTKSELIDAMAAKSQLTKARAELVVNCVFEAMTEALQKGEGIEIRGFGSFTVRPYKAYSGRNPRTGAPVPVPPKRLPFFKVGKELKELVNNSRLTSQITGGDDKDD; encoded by the coding sequence ATGACGAAGAGTGAGCTCATCGACGCGATGGCCGCGAAAAGCCAACTCACGAAGGCCCGCGCCGAGCTCGTCGTGAACTGCGTCTTCGAGGCCATGACGGAGGCCCTGCAGAAGGGCGAAGGGATCGAAATCCGCGGCTTCGGGAGCTTCACGGTCCGCCCGTACAAGGCGTATTCGGGCCGCAACCCGCGCACCGGCGCGCCGGTCCCCGTTCCGCCGAAGCGCCTGCCGTTCTTCAAGGTCGGCAAGGAGCTCAAAGAGCTCGTCAACAACAGCCGCCTGACCTCGCAGATCACCGGCGGCGACGACAAAGACGACTGA
- a CDS encoding tyrosine--tRNA ligase: MAASVEEQLAVLTRGAVDVHVQKELAERLKRSIDSGKPLRVKCGFDPTRPDLHIGHAVVMSKMRQFQEFGHQVILLVGEFTAMVGDPTGKNEARPPLTREEVQASAKTYTDQAFKILDRDKTEVRSNSEWLDKLNGLDWVRLLAQSTVSRMLDRNDFGLRYKEQRPIHLHEFLYPLLQGYDSVALECDIELGGTDQLFNLLVGRDIMPTYGKTAQMVLTMPLLEGTDAKMENGVVVGKKMSKSADNYIGLSEEPLVMFRKVMQIDDDVIFRYFELLSARSNADIAALREEKKNGRDPREIKALFAKEIVTRFHSAEAATAAEAEFKNVYSADAIPTDIEEQTIPIDTATLWIAKALAAAGLVKSTSDGRRLVEQGGVEVDQQRVTDVQLQLERGKRYLLRVGSKNRRFKYVVVA; encoded by the coding sequence GTGGCGGCCTCGGTAGAAGAGCAGCTCGCGGTCCTGACCCGCGGCGCGGTCGACGTCCATGTGCAGAAGGAGCTCGCGGAGCGCCTGAAGCGATCGATCGACAGCGGCAAGCCGCTCCGCGTGAAGTGCGGCTTCGATCCGACGCGGCCCGATCTCCACATCGGCCACGCCGTCGTCATGTCGAAGATGCGGCAGTTCCAGGAATTCGGCCATCAGGTCATCCTCCTCGTCGGCGAGTTCACCGCGATGGTCGGCGACCCCACCGGCAAGAACGAGGCGCGCCCTCCGCTCACGCGCGAGGAGGTGCAGGCCTCCGCGAAGACGTACACCGATCAGGCGTTCAAGATCCTCGACCGCGACAAGACCGAGGTCCGCTCGAACTCCGAGTGGCTCGACAAATTGAACGGGCTCGACTGGGTGCGGCTCCTCGCGCAGTCCACCGTCTCGCGCATGCTCGACCGCAACGACTTCGGCCTCCGCTACAAGGAGCAGCGGCCGATCCATCTCCACGAGTTCCTCTACCCGCTCCTCCAGGGCTACGACTCCGTCGCGCTCGAGTGTGACATCGAGCTCGGCGGCACCGACCAGCTCTTCAACCTCCTCGTCGGTCGCGACATCATGCCGACGTACGGGAAGACCGCGCAGATGGTCCTCACGATGCCGCTGCTCGAGGGCACCGACGCGAAGATGGAGAACGGCGTCGTCGTCGGCAAGAAGATGTCGAAGAGCGCCGACAACTACATCGGCCTGAGCGAAGAGCCGCTCGTCATGTTCCGCAAGGTCATGCAGATCGACGACGACGTGATCTTCCGTTACTTCGAGCTCCTCTCCGCGCGCTCGAACGCCGACATCGCCGCGCTGAGAGAAGAGAAGAAGAACGGCCGTGACCCGCGCGAGATCAAGGCGCTCTTCGCGAAGGAGATCGTCACGCGCTTCCACTCCGCCGAGGCGGCGACGGCGGCGGAAGCGGAGTTCAAGAACGTCTACTCCGCCGACGCGATCCCGACCGACATCGAGGAGCAGACGATCCCGATCGACACCGCGACGCTCTGGATCGCGAAGGCGCTCGCCGCCGCCGGCCTCGTGAAGTCCACGAGCGACGGACGGCGCCTCGTCGAGCAAGGCGGCGTCGAGGTCGACCAGCAGCGCGTGACCGACGTCCAGCTCCAGCTCGAGCGCGGGAAGAGGTACCTCCTCCGCGTCGGCTCGAAGAATCGACGCTTCAAATACGTCGTCGTCGCGTAG